The following proteins come from a genomic window of Corallococcus sp. NCRR:
- a CDS encoding chemotaxis protein CheB, with amino-acid sequence MPTPRPAPPAGRVDAIVIGASAGGVDALPHLQPALPTNFRPAVLVVLHLPRGLPSLPPEMFATRCTLPVHAARDKQPIQLGKLYFAPPNHHLLVDLDAKGPLLALSTDAPVHFSRPAIDVLFESAAAVYGARLGGVILSGANADGALGLQAVKRRGGVTLVQAPETARSPTMLQAALAAGPVDFVLPLEQMPAVFRAWGDDGAI; translated from the coding sequence ATGCCCACTCCACGCCCCGCTCCGCCCGCTGGCCGCGTCGACGCCATCGTCATCGGTGCGTCCGCGGGTGGGGTGGATGCCCTGCCCCACCTGCAGCCCGCGCTGCCCACGAACTTCCGGCCCGCGGTCCTCGTCGTCCTGCACCTGCCGCGCGGTCTCCCCAGCCTGCCGCCGGAGATGTTCGCCACCCGGTGCACGCTGCCGGTGCACGCTGCCAGGGACAAGCAGCCCATCCAGCTGGGGAAGCTCTACTTCGCGCCCCCCAACCACCACCTGCTCGTGGACCTGGACGCGAAGGGGCCGCTGCTCGCGCTGTCCACGGACGCCCCCGTCCACTTCTCCCGCCCCGCCATCGACGTGCTCTTCGAGTCCGCCGCGGCCGTCTATGGCGCGCGCCTGGGCGGCGTCATCCTTTCGGGCGCCAACGCGGATGGGGCGCTGGGGCTCCAGGCGGTGAAACGGCGGGGCGGCGTCACCCTGGTGCAGGCGCCCGAAACCGCTCGCTCGCCCACCATGCTCCAGGCGGCGCTCGCGGCCGGGCCGGTGGATTTCGTGCTGCCTCTTGAACAGATGCCCGCCGTCTTCCGGGCATGGGGAGATGACGGTGCTATCTGA
- a CDS encoding hybrid sensor histidine kinase/response regulator: protein MTVLSDLSVLSKEPLPVASRVKCLLVDDLEENLLAISAVLRRDDVEVHCARSGAEALELLLLHEFALALVDVQMPEMDGFELAELMRGSERTREVPILFVTAGGGDPWRTFKGYEAGAVDFLFKPLEAHALRGKAEVFFQMHRQKQQLAQQLDTLAETLRLNEMFTAVLGHDLRNPLSAILTAADLLQRRSDDEAVKKTATRMMAAGKRMGRMIEDVLDLARARLAGGIPLRRGETDFGQLVQRMVQEHQTAWPRHRIEVRQDGDLVGDWDADRLAQVASNLIGNALQHGDAAEPVRILVDGTRDDALHFTITNVGVIPAHLLPFLFDPFRGGQQRRGRGEGLGLGLYIVQQIIHAHQGGVEVLSGTGPYTEFRVALPRKGVEIIKP, encoded by the coding sequence ATGACGGTGCTATCTGACCTGTCCGTCCTCAGCAAGGAGCCCCTGCCCGTGGCCTCCCGGGTGAAGTGCCTGCTCGTCGATGACCTGGAGGAGAACCTCCTGGCGATCTCCGCCGTGCTGCGGCGTGACGACGTGGAGGTGCACTGCGCCCGCTCCGGCGCGGAGGCGCTGGAGCTGCTGCTGCTGCACGAGTTCGCGCTCGCGCTCGTGGACGTGCAGATGCCGGAGATGGACGGCTTCGAGCTGGCGGAGCTGATGCGCGGCTCCGAGCGCACCCGCGAAGTGCCCATCCTCTTCGTCACCGCGGGCGGGGGCGACCCCTGGCGCACCTTCAAGGGCTACGAGGCCGGCGCGGTGGACTTCCTCTTCAAGCCGCTGGAGGCCCACGCGCTGCGCGGCAAGGCGGAGGTCTTCTTCCAGATGCACCGCCAGAAGCAGCAGCTGGCTCAGCAGTTGGACACGCTCGCGGAGACCCTGCGCCTCAACGAGATGTTCACCGCGGTGCTGGGCCACGACCTGAGAAACCCCCTCTCCGCCATCCTCACCGCGGCGGACCTGCTCCAGCGCCGCTCGGACGACGAGGCCGTGAAGAAGACGGCCACGCGGATGATGGCCGCCGGCAAGCGCATGGGCCGGATGATTGAAGACGTGCTCGACCTGGCGCGCGCGCGGCTGGCCGGCGGGATTCCGCTACGCCGGGGGGAGACGGACTTCGGGCAGCTGGTGCAGCGCATGGTGCAGGAGCACCAGACGGCGTGGCCGCGCCACCGCATCGAGGTGCGGCAGGACGGCGACCTCGTGGGGGACTGGGACGCGGACCGGCTGGCGCAGGTGGCCTCCAACCTCATCGGCAACGCGCTCCAGCACGGCGACGCCGCGGAGCCGGTGCGCATCCTCGTGGACGGCACGCGCGACGACGCGCTGCACTTCACCATCACCAACGTGGGCGTCATCCCCGCCCACCTCCTGCCCTTCCTCTTCGACCCGTTCCGCGGCGGCCAGCAGCGCCGGGGCCGCGGCGAGGGCCTGGGCCTGGGGCTCTACATCGTCCAGCAGATCATCCACGCGCATCAGGGCGGCGTGGAGGTGCTCTCCGGCACCGGGCCCTACACGGAGTTCCGCGTGGCGCTGCCGCGCAAGGGCGTGGAGATCATCAAGCCGTAG
- a CDS encoding metallophosphoesterase, whose translation MPQDSLLVAALGDIHGRFHRVEAWLDALEQARGRKVDLVLAVGDVEAFRHADDHRRKAAKRSMPAEFAGYADGIRRMKRPLYFIGGNNEDFEALHDLPEGGELAPDVHYLGRAGLRTLGPLRVAYLSGIHAPRFIDQPLKRPTSLDTAKQAGYFRTPEVEQVAALRDVDLLLVHEWPRGIVQKARDERLAPARPLPSPWIGNPVTRKLVDTVHPRWVLCGHSHKPFAVTLDSHGRALSRVACLDQAARPDTAVFWLEFEGREAQRAGWGVSGVAAWQAGQRWGLHTLPPLDASDGPGSVPADNGATA comes from the coding sequence ATGCCGCAGGACTCCCTCCTCGTCGCCGCGCTGGGTGACATCCATGGACGCTTCCACCGGGTGGAGGCGTGGCTGGATGCGCTGGAGCAGGCGCGCGGCCGCAAGGTGGACCTGGTGCTGGCGGTGGGGGACGTGGAGGCCTTCCGCCACGCGGACGACCACCGGCGTAAGGCCGCCAAGCGCTCCATGCCCGCCGAGTTCGCCGGGTACGCGGACGGCATCCGCCGCATGAAGCGGCCGCTGTACTTCATTGGCGGCAACAACGAGGACTTCGAAGCCCTGCACGACCTGCCAGAGGGCGGCGAGCTGGCCCCGGACGTCCACTACCTGGGCCGCGCGGGCCTGCGCACCCTGGGTCCCCTGCGCGTGGCGTACCTGTCCGGCATCCACGCGCCGCGCTTCATCGACCAGCCGCTGAAGCGGCCCACCTCGCTGGATACGGCGAAGCAGGCGGGCTACTTCCGCACGCCGGAGGTGGAGCAGGTGGCCGCGCTGCGGGACGTGGACCTGCTGCTCGTGCACGAGTGGCCCCGGGGCATCGTGCAGAAGGCCCGCGACGAGCGGCTGGCCCCCGCGCGCCCGCTGCCCTCGCCGTGGATTGGCAACCCGGTGACGCGCAAGCTGGTGGACACGGTGCACCCCAGGTGGGTGCTCTGTGGCCACTCGCACAAGCCCTTCGCCGTGACGCTGGATTCGCACGGGCGCGCGCTGTCGCGCGTGGCGTGCCTGGACCAGGCGGCCCGGCCGGACACCGCCGTCTTCTGGCTGGAGTTCGAGGGCCGCGAGGCCCAGCGCGCCGGCTGGGGCGTCTCCGGCGTCGCCGCCTGGCAGGCGGGACAGCGCTGGGGGCTGCACACGCTGCCGCCGCTGGACGCGTCGGACGGGCCGGGCAGCGTGCCCGCGGACAACGGCGCTACGGCTTGA
- a CDS encoding choice-of-anchor D domain-containing protein → MRGLRWLVLSVVVAAAAACERPTSQQARTGFAARPELLEFGPAAVGRTKKMTLRLANQGRASYRVEGARSSLPNVSVPAFEPFTLTAGAEHEIEVRFAPDVEGAVQGQLELFTDASGGAATQVPVSGRGVKALVEVPESALDFGNVNLGLVEMREVTVRNPSDVESPLVLSVEGADKDQFSAGAGLPSSLAPHETRKVPVAFSPVRLGNAEAELHVAVCDGCEPARVRLTGMGVAGALEVTPLRVDFGRVAVGATAEERITVRNLGSEPLSYKGASLLEDPSGVFKVVSAPALPNDVLSPGGVVELRVAFSPTVAGRVRDGRVEVAVRKPKTTSPGPKVTLTGEAGASCVEVTPAHLDFGPVAFGMTATRDVTVNNHCREETTVTNLHLTTQAGGYFTLAQPPSSQPVAPGGSLKVGITFSPRAGVGSASSGQLAVTSTQRTSSATDGVTLAGEGKSFAPCEYALPSVLDFGQVPVGSEVALGVTLRNTGTQACFLAGLQLASGSDPAFRATTVANSVLEPGRKATLLVRFRPSEEGEFQGLAEGWVSHPTRGHPLVNLVGRGVQGCFSVQPTTVDFGISRLTCGPRTREFMAYNDCPGDVMVTGMKLEQPGQEFAVSGALPATIPAGGRVKLTAKYAPGAEGEDAATVRFTLKDGAVYNAGLVGRGLAKTDQTDRFVQQSEARVDVLFVVDNSGSMMEEQQSLGENFAAFLSAATAAQVDYRIGVTTTGLDPSPGGWSECPGGAQGGENGRLFPVDGSSPRIITPETPNAAGVFATNTHVGVCHWNEQGLDATYRALSDPLLYDLDDPRTPQASDGNGGFLREEAKLAVIVLSDEEDFSSQPVSFYETYLLALKGNDPSKVSFNAVVGPEDLTTCTTSSSSGSRYMELARKLNGVVDSICTPNWAASLEKLSESAFGPNRAFPLSELPEDPGAIAVRVDGLPVTDGWSYDARANAVIFDRLRAPPPGAVVEVTYPLGCP, encoded by the coding sequence ATGCGTGGACTCCGATGGCTGGTGTTGTCGGTGGTGGTGGCGGCGGCGGCGGCGTGTGAGCGACCCACTTCGCAGCAGGCACGCACGGGCTTCGCGGCGAGGCCGGAGCTCCTGGAGTTCGGCCCGGCCGCCGTGGGGCGCACCAAGAAGATGACGCTGCGGCTGGCGAACCAGGGGCGCGCGTCGTACCGCGTGGAGGGGGCGCGCTCGTCGCTGCCCAACGTGAGCGTCCCCGCGTTCGAGCCCTTCACGCTGACGGCCGGCGCGGAGCACGAGATTGAGGTGCGCTTCGCGCCCGACGTGGAGGGCGCGGTGCAGGGGCAGCTGGAGCTGTTCACGGACGCGTCCGGCGGCGCGGCGACGCAGGTGCCCGTCAGCGGGCGCGGCGTGAAGGCGCTGGTGGAGGTGCCGGAGTCGGCGCTCGACTTCGGCAACGTGAACCTGGGGCTGGTGGAGATGCGCGAGGTGACGGTGCGCAACCCCTCCGACGTGGAGAGCCCGCTGGTGCTGTCGGTGGAGGGCGCGGACAAGGATCAGTTCTCCGCGGGAGCGGGGCTGCCGTCCTCGCTGGCGCCGCACGAGACGCGCAAGGTGCCGGTGGCCTTCAGCCCCGTGCGGCTGGGCAACGCGGAGGCGGAGCTGCACGTCGCCGTGTGCGACGGCTGCGAGCCCGCGCGGGTGCGGCTGACGGGGATGGGCGTCGCGGGCGCGCTGGAGGTGACGCCGCTGCGCGTGGACTTCGGCCGGGTGGCGGTGGGCGCCACCGCCGAGGAGCGCATCACCGTGCGCAACCTGGGCTCCGAGCCGCTCAGCTACAAGGGCGCGTCGCTCCTGGAGGACCCGTCCGGCGTGTTCAAGGTGGTGAGCGCGCCCGCGCTCCCCAACGACGTGCTGTCGCCGGGCGGGGTGGTGGAGCTGCGCGTGGCCTTCTCGCCCACGGTGGCGGGCCGGGTGCGTGACGGCCGCGTGGAGGTGGCCGTGCGCAAGCCGAAGACGACCTCACCCGGTCCCAAGGTGACGCTGACGGGCGAGGCCGGCGCGTCGTGCGTGGAGGTCACGCCCGCGCACCTGGACTTCGGGCCGGTGGCCTTCGGCATGACCGCCACGCGCGACGTCACCGTGAACAACCACTGCCGCGAGGAGACCACCGTCACGAATCTCCACCTCACCACGCAGGCGGGCGGCTACTTCACGCTCGCGCAGCCGCCCTCCAGCCAGCCGGTGGCGCCGGGGGGCTCGCTCAAGGTGGGCATCACCTTCAGCCCTCGCGCGGGCGTGGGCAGCGCGAGCAGCGGGCAATTGGCCGTCACCTCCACGCAGCGCACCTCCAGCGCCACGGACGGCGTGACGCTGGCGGGCGAGGGCAAATCCTTCGCGCCGTGCGAGTACGCGCTGCCCTCGGTGCTGGACTTCGGCCAGGTGCCGGTGGGCTCGGAGGTGGCGCTGGGGGTGACGCTGCGCAACACCGGCACGCAGGCGTGCTTCCTGGCGGGGCTCCAGCTCGCGTCGGGGTCGGACCCGGCCTTCCGCGCGACGACGGTGGCCAACAGCGTGCTGGAGCCCGGCAGGAAGGCCACGCTGCTCGTGCGCTTCCGCCCGTCCGAGGAAGGGGAGTTCCAGGGGCTCGCCGAGGGCTGGGTGAGCCACCCCACGCGCGGCCACCCGCTGGTGAACCTGGTGGGCCGGGGCGTGCAGGGGTGCTTCTCCGTGCAGCCCACGACGGTGGACTTCGGCATCAGCCGGCTGACGTGCGGCCCGCGCACCCGCGAGTTCATGGCCTACAACGACTGCCCGGGGGACGTGATGGTGACGGGCATGAAGCTGGAGCAGCCGGGCCAGGAGTTCGCCGTGTCCGGCGCGCTGCCGGCCACCATCCCCGCGGGCGGGCGGGTGAAGCTCACCGCGAAGTACGCGCCCGGGGCGGAGGGCGAGGACGCGGCGACGGTGCGCTTCACGCTGAAGGACGGCGCCGTCTACAACGCGGGGCTCGTGGGGCGGGGCCTGGCGAAGACGGACCAGACGGACCGCTTCGTCCAGCAGTCGGAGGCGCGCGTGGACGTGCTCTTCGTCGTGGACAACTCGGGCTCCATGATGGAGGAGCAGCAGAGCCTGGGGGAGAACTTCGCGGCCTTCCTGTCCGCGGCCACCGCCGCGCAGGTGGACTACCGCATCGGTGTCACCACCACCGGCCTGGACCCGTCCCCGGGCGGCTGGTCCGAGTGCCCCGGCGGCGCGCAGGGCGGTGAGAACGGGCGCCTGTTCCCCGTGGACGGCTCCAGCCCGCGCATCATCACGCCGGAGACGCCCAACGCGGCCGGCGTCTTCGCCACCAACACCCACGTGGGCGTGTGCCACTGGAACGAGCAGGGCCTGGACGCGACGTACCGCGCGCTGTCGGATCCGCTGCTCTACGATTTGGACGACCCGCGCACGCCCCAGGCCAGCGACGGCAACGGCGGCTTCCTGCGCGAGGAGGCGAAGCTGGCCGTCATCGTCCTGTCCGACGAGGAGGACTTCAGCTCCCAGCCGGTGTCCTTCTACGAAACCTACCTCCTGGCCCTGAAGGGGAACGACCCGTCCAAGGTGAGCTTCAACGCCGTGGTGGGCCCGGAGGACCTGACGACCTGCACCACCTCCAGCAGCTCCGGCAGCCGGTACATGGAGCTGGCCCGGAAGCTCAACGGCGTGGTGGACAGCATCTGCACGCCCAACTGGGCCGCGTCGCTGGAGAAGCTGTCGGAGAGCGCCTTCGGGCCCAACCGCGCCTTCCCCCTGTCGGAGCTGCCCGAGGACCCCGGCGCCATCGCCGTCCGGGTGGACGGGCTGCCCGTGACGGACGGCTGGTCCTATGACGCGCGGGCCAACGCGGTCATCTTCGACCGGCTGCGCGCCCCGCCCCCGGGCGCCGTGGTGGAGGTCACCTATCCGCTGGGCTGCCCGTAG
- the uvrA gene encoding excinuclease ABC subunit UvrA has product MSEPDVISIRGAREHNLKTVSLDIPKKKLVVFTGVSGSGKSSLAFDTLYAEGQRRYVESLSSYARQFLGQMEKPRYDTLRGLSPTISIEQKAASNNPRSTVGTVTEVHDYLRVLYASIGVQHCPNCGRKVGKQSAQQIVDEIMKLPAGTKLQVLAPIVTNRKGEHKDLLAEAQKRGFSRARVDGKVRELEERIELDKKSKHDIALIIDRLVLKPDLRTRLTDSVETALREGKGTLIITDEKGTLASDRVMSELNACPACGLSFGDLTPASFSFNNPLGMCTDCNGLGTRPEMDADLLVPDQTRSIRDGAIEPWASGMNRGEGWTADFVESLASAFKIDLDVPYAKLTKREKDVLMNGAKGKSFTVQWGDNGQYDMEWEGLLARTMRNFKTTTSEARKAELQKYFSDKPCPSCKGERLRPESRAVKVHSRTLVDLSRMTITEARTFLTQMGLSAQEEKIAQELLKEIRSRLSFLVDVGLGYLTLDRTASTLSGGESQRIRLASQMGSELTGVIYILDEPSIGLHQRDNGKLLTTLKRLRDLGNSVIVVEHDEETMEEADYLVDFGPGAGELGGQVVSQGTPKQVMADTQSLTGAYLSGRQEIEIPETRRPVNPKHQISIVGATENNLKNVDADLPLGIFTAVTGVSGAGKSTLINEILYPALARALYDSREPMGKHKAIKGLEHLDKVIDIDQRPIGRTPRSNPATYTKVFDAIREVFAMTPEARTFGYGPGRFSFNIKGGRCEACEGDGVKLVEMHFLADVYVPCEVCNGKRFNEATLRVRYKGKNIAETLDLSVREAVDHFGAHKDIMRVLTTLTDVGLGYLRLGQPSPTLSGGEAQRIKLARELARVATGRTLYILDEPTTGLHFEDIRKLLSVLNRLVEAGNSVLVIEHNLDVIKSADWLIDLGPEGGSGGGNILAVGTPEDVAKVEASHTGRYLKHVLGKARRARIGKRVDAA; this is encoded by the coding sequence ATGTCCGAGCCCGACGTCATTTCCATCCGTGGTGCCAGGGAGCACAACCTCAAGACCGTCTCCCTGGACATCCCGAAGAAGAAGCTCGTGGTGTTCACCGGCGTGTCGGGCTCCGGCAAGAGCTCGCTCGCGTTCGACACGCTCTACGCGGAGGGCCAGCGCCGCTACGTGGAGAGCCTGTCCTCCTATGCGCGCCAGTTCCTGGGGCAGATGGAGAAGCCCCGCTACGACACGCTGCGGGGCCTGTCGCCCACCATCTCCATCGAGCAGAAGGCGGCCAGCAACAACCCGCGCTCCACGGTGGGCACCGTCACGGAGGTGCACGACTACCTGCGCGTGCTCTACGCCTCCATCGGCGTGCAGCACTGCCCCAACTGCGGCCGCAAGGTGGGCAAGCAGAGCGCGCAGCAGATTGTGGATGAGATCATGAAGCTGCCCGCGGGCACCAAGCTCCAGGTGCTGGCGCCCATCGTCACGAACCGCAAGGGCGAGCACAAGGACCTGCTCGCGGAGGCGCAGAAGCGCGGCTTCTCCCGCGCGCGCGTGGACGGCAAGGTGCGCGAGTTGGAGGAGCGCATCGAGCTGGACAAGAAGTCCAAGCACGACATCGCGCTCATCATCGACCGCCTGGTGTTGAAGCCGGACCTGCGCACGCGCCTGACGGACTCCGTGGAGACCGCGCTGCGCGAGGGCAAGGGCACCCTCATCATCACGGATGAGAAGGGGACGCTCGCGTCCGACCGCGTGATGAGCGAACTGAACGCGTGCCCCGCGTGCGGCCTGTCCTTTGGCGACCTGACGCCCGCGTCGTTCTCCTTCAACAACCCGCTGGGCATGTGCACGGACTGCAACGGCCTGGGCACGCGCCCGGAGATGGACGCGGACCTGCTGGTGCCGGACCAGACGCGCAGCATCCGCGACGGCGCGATTGAACCATGGGCCAGCGGCATGAACCGCGGCGAGGGCTGGACGGCGGACTTCGTGGAGAGCCTGGCGTCCGCGTTCAAGATCGACCTGGACGTCCCGTACGCGAAGCTGACCAAGCGGGAGAAGGACGTCCTGATGAACGGCGCGAAGGGCAAGTCCTTCACCGTGCAGTGGGGCGACAACGGCCAGTACGACATGGAGTGGGAGGGCCTGCTCGCCCGCACCATGCGCAACTTCAAGACGACGACGTCGGAGGCGCGCAAGGCGGAGCTGCAGAAGTACTTCAGCGACAAGCCCTGCCCGTCCTGCAAGGGCGAGCGCCTGCGTCCGGAGAGCCGCGCGGTGAAGGTGCACTCGCGCACGCTGGTGGACCTGAGCCGGATGACCATCACGGAGGCGCGGACGTTCCTCACGCAGATGGGCCTCTCCGCGCAGGAGGAGAAGATCGCCCAGGAGCTGCTCAAGGAGATCCGCAGCCGCCTGTCCTTCCTGGTGGACGTGGGCCTGGGCTACCTCACCCTGGACCGCACCGCGTCCACGCTGTCCGGCGGTGAGAGCCAGCGCATCCGGCTGGCGTCACAGATGGGCAGTGAATTGACAGGCGTCATCTACATCCTGGATGAGCCCTCCATCGGCCTGCACCAGCGGGACAACGGCAAGCTGCTCACCACGCTCAAGCGCCTGAGGGACCTGGGCAACTCCGTCATCGTCGTGGAGCACGACGAGGAGACGATGGAGGAGGCGGACTACCTGGTGGACTTCGGCCCCGGCGCGGGCGAGCTGGGCGGGCAGGTGGTGTCCCAGGGCACGCCCAAGCAGGTGATGGCGGACACCCAGAGCCTCACCGGCGCGTACCTGTCCGGCCGCCAGGAGATTGAAATCCCGGAGACGCGCCGCCCGGTGAACCCCAAGCATCAGATCTCCATCGTGGGCGCGACGGAGAACAACCTGAAGAACGTGGACGCGGACCTCCCGCTGGGCATCTTCACGGCGGTGACGGGCGTGTCCGGCGCGGGCAAGTCCACGCTGATCAACGAAATCCTCTACCCGGCCCTGGCGCGCGCCCTCTACGACAGCCGCGAGCCCATGGGGAAGCACAAGGCCATCAAGGGCCTGGAGCACCTGGACAAGGTCATCGACATCGACCAGCGGCCCATTGGCCGCACGCCGCGCAGCAACCCGGCCACGTACACCAAGGTGTTCGACGCCATCCGTGAGGTGTTCGCGATGACGCCGGAGGCGCGCACGTTCGGCTACGGCCCGGGCCGCTTCAGCTTCAACATCAAGGGCGGCCGCTGCGAGGCGTGCGAGGGCGACGGCGTGAAGCTGGTGGAGATGCACTTCCTGGCGGACGTGTACGTCCCCTGCGAGGTCTGCAACGGCAAGCGCTTCAACGAGGCCACGCTGCGCGTGCGCTACAAGGGCAAGAACATCGCGGAGACGCTGGATTTGAGCGTGCGCGAAGCGGTGGACCACTTCGGCGCGCACAAGGACATCATGCGCGTGCTCACCACGCTCACCGACGTGGGCCTGGGCTACCTGCGGCTGGGCCAGCCCTCCCCCACCCTGTCCGGCGGCGAGGCGCAGCGCATCAAGCTCGCCCGCGAGCTGGCCCGGGTGGCCACCGGCCGCACGCTCTACATCCTGGATGAGCCCACCACGGGCCTGCATTTCGAGGACATCCGCAAGCTGCTCTCCGTGCTCAACCGGCTGGTGGAGGCGGGCAACAGCGTGCTCGTCATCGAGCACAACCTGGACGTCATCAAGAGCGCGGACTGGCTCATCGACCTGGGGCCGGAGGGCGGCTCGGGCGGCGGCAACATCCTGGCGGTGGGGACGCCGGAGGACGTGGCGAAGGTGGAGGCCAGCCACACCGGGCGTTACCTCAAGCACGTGCTGGGCAAGGCGCGCCGGGCCCGCATTGGCAAGCGCGTGGACGCGGCCTGA
- a CDS encoding POT-type proton-dependent oligopeptide transporter has protein sequence MAETSTAPTSQRFPPQIPYIIGNEACERFSFYGMRNILVVFFIDYLLRTQMPESGAREAHAKYLMHLFMAGVYFFPLIGGYLADRFFGKFHTIFVLSLVYCAGHACLALFEGNATGFYTGLTLIAIGSGGIKPCVSAMVGDQFTEGNKHLVKKVFAIFYWTINFGSFFASLFIPLLMKKYGPAVAFGVPGLLMFLATVIFWAGRKHYVLVPPTGPNPHSFFKVLGSAFRGKDVAGGTWLDKAKAEHPAEAVEGVKAVFRVSALMLPFVPFFWMLFDQKASTWVVQARSMDPNVGGIVFQPSQMQFINPMLVMLLIPFLTAVVYPAFQRMGWELTPLRRMPLGLVIGAASFVIAGFFQVAMEGGQTLNIAWQLLPYIVLTVAEILVSTTGLEFAYTQAPREMKGTIQSVWLVTNTLANVAVAIAAALNVFTGAAQFFFYAALAAVAAVGMALVARRYVVRDYYQSDAQAPMDGRNPGVAPKPA, from the coding sequence ATGGCCGAGACCTCGACCGCCCCCACCTCCCAGCGCTTCCCGCCCCAGATTCCCTACATCATCGGGAACGAGGCCTGTGAGCGCTTCAGCTTCTACGGGATGCGGAACATCCTCGTGGTGTTCTTCATCGACTACCTGCTGCGCACGCAGATGCCGGAGTCAGGGGCGCGGGAGGCGCACGCGAAGTACCTGATGCACCTGTTCATGGCGGGGGTGTACTTCTTCCCGCTCATCGGCGGGTACCTGGCGGACCGCTTCTTCGGGAAGTTCCACACCATCTTCGTGCTGAGCCTCGTGTACTGCGCGGGGCACGCGTGCCTGGCGCTCTTCGAGGGCAACGCCACGGGCTTCTACACGGGCCTGACGCTCATCGCGATTGGCTCCGGCGGCATCAAGCCGTGCGTGTCCGCGATGGTGGGCGACCAGTTCACGGAGGGCAACAAGCACCTGGTGAAGAAGGTCTTCGCCATCTTCTACTGGACCATCAACTTCGGTTCGTTCTTCGCGTCGCTGTTCATCCCGCTCCTGATGAAGAAGTACGGGCCGGCGGTGGCCTTTGGCGTGCCGGGCCTCCTGATGTTCCTGGCCACGGTCATCTTCTGGGCGGGCCGCAAGCACTACGTGCTGGTGCCGCCCACGGGCCCCAACCCGCACTCGTTCTTCAAGGTGCTGGGCAGCGCGTTCCGGGGCAAGGACGTGGCGGGCGGCACCTGGCTGGACAAGGCGAAGGCGGAGCACCCGGCGGAGGCGGTGGAGGGCGTGAAGGCGGTGTTCCGCGTGTCCGCGCTGATGCTGCCGTTCGTGCCCTTCTTCTGGATGCTGTTCGATCAGAAGGCGTCCACCTGGGTGGTGCAGGCGCGGTCCATGGACCCCAACGTGGGCGGCATCGTGTTCCAGCCCAGCCAGATGCAGTTCATCAACCCCATGCTGGTGATGCTGCTCATCCCCTTCCTGACCGCGGTCGTCTATCCGGCCTTCCAGCGCATGGGCTGGGAGCTGACGCCGCTGCGCCGCATGCCGCTGGGCCTGGTGATTGGCGCCGCGTCGTTCGTCATCGCGGGCTTCTTCCAGGTGGCCATGGAGGGCGGGCAGACGCTGAACATCGCGTGGCAGCTTCTGCCGTACATCGTGCTGACGGTGGCGGAGATCCTCGTGTCCACCACGGGCCTGGAGTTCGCGTACACGCAGGCGCCCCGGGAGATGAAGGGCACCATCCAGAGCGTGTGGCTGGTGACGAACACGCTGGCGAACGTGGCGGTGGCCATCGCCGCGGCGCTCAACGTCTTCACGGGCGCCGCGCAGTTCTTCTTCTACGCGGCCCTGGCCGCCGTGGCCGCCGTGGGCATGGCGCTCGTCGCCCGCCGCTACGTGGTGCGCGACTACTACCAGTCGGACGCGCAGGCTCCCATGGACGGCCGCAACCCGGGCGTCGCGCCGAAGCCGGCTTAA